The following proteins are encoded in a genomic region of Xanthomonas cassavae CFBP 4642:
- a CDS encoding sugar kinase produces MSRARILCFGELLLRLGAPGHGLLLQQPQLDVHCGGAEANVGVSLAHFGHEVAMVSTVADNPLGASVLGELRRHDVDTRHVRQVDGRMGLYFLTTGAIHRPSEVVYDRADSAFALAPADAYDWPALLEGVHWLHLSGVSPALGADVAQATLAAARAARAAGVKVSFDGNYRPKLWQRWQGDARGILHQLFDCADVVFADYRDIGVVLGGEFAQDTLEARVEAAAQQAFAAFGQLQLMACTQRVAHNVDHHSLGAMLVPRAGAVARAPSEELTPIIDRIGGGDAFAAGVLHGLIEGWSLEDTVRFGLAAGCLKHSIPGDFNPLSVADVQACVGDARFDVRR; encoded by the coding sequence ATGAGTCGAGCCCGCATCCTGTGTTTTGGAGAGTTGTTGTTGCGCCTGGGGGCGCCCGGCCACGGCCTGCTGCTGCAGCAGCCGCAACTGGACGTGCACTGTGGTGGTGCAGAAGCCAACGTTGGCGTGTCGCTGGCGCACTTTGGCCACGAGGTGGCCATGGTGAGCACGGTGGCCGACAACCCGCTGGGTGCGTCAGTGCTTGGCGAACTACGCCGCCATGATGTCGATACCCGCCATGTGCGGCAGGTGGATGGCCGAATGGGTTTGTACTTTTTGACCACCGGGGCGATCCACCGCCCCAGCGAAGTGGTCTACGACCGCGCCGACTCGGCGTTTGCGCTGGCACCCGCCGATGCCTACGACTGGCCGGCCCTGCTGGAGGGCGTGCACTGGCTGCACCTGTCCGGGGTGAGCCCGGCGCTGGGCGCCGACGTTGCGCAGGCCACCCTGGCGGCAGCGCGCGCCGCGCGGGCGGCCGGGGTCAAGGTGTCGTTCGACGGCAATTACCGGCCCAAGCTGTGGCAGCGCTGGCAGGGCGATGCGCGCGGCATCCTGCATCAGCTGTTTGACTGCGCCGATGTGGTGTTTGCCGATTACCGCGACATCGGCGTGGTGCTGGGCGGCGAGTTTGCGCAGGACACGCTGGAAGCGCGCGTGGAAGCGGCCGCGCAGCAGGCGTTTGCCGCATTCGGGCAGCTGCAGTTGATGGCCTGCACGCAGCGCGTGGCGCACAACGTGGATCACCACAGCCTGGGCGCGATGCTGGTGCCGCGCGCCGGCGCGGTGGCGCGTGCGCCCAGCGAGGAGCTCACCCCGATCATCGACCGTATCGGCGGTGGCGACGCATTTGCGGCCGGCGTGCTGCACGGCCTGATCGAGGGTTGGTCGCTGGAGGACACGGTGCGCTTTGGCCTGGCCGCTGGCTGTTTGAAGCATTCGATTCCGGGCGATTTCAATCCGCTGTCGGTGGCCGATGTGCAGGCCTGTGTGGGCGATGCGCGGTTTGATGTGAGGCGGTGA
- a CDS encoding carotenoid oxygenase family protein has product MHRRRFLQSVLAAAGSAALGSLALRSAPAHAADAAAFHAQLQRTPWLLGWRSVDSATLGPTSVPLQGTLPDRLAGSLYRNGPAWTERAGFRYEHWFDGDGMLHRWQLGGPQVRHLGRMVATHKFTQEQQAGRFLYRAAGTAVPDMQPARNNDDVNAANTSVMRLNGRLFVLWEAGSAIEVDPDALGTLGPVTWREDLAAMPFSAHPLIDADGSAWNFGSISIVGATGVLLWHLNADATLRTVQLLQTDAPGYLHSFAMTQRHLILVLAPYRRLDGDGAFFEQLRFTPEAPCRIAVVPKDALDQPRWFEADFAVAYHLADAYAQRDRIVVRAIVHTDPDEARSPMRAAMHGDPAAAPAPVQLRSLHLDLASGRAHWQAHPVDNLELPLFDRRTPGTQGARLYAPCIDGPNQSPFLNAVAAYDLERDRRQVHRYGAHVLAEEHVFVPRPGSDRPDDGWLVGTVLDTRRARTGLMVLDARHVDAGPVAQAWLPYAVPLGFHGQFAFDA; this is encoded by the coding sequence ATGCACCGCCGCCGCTTCCTGCAATCGGTGCTGGCTGCCGCCGGCAGTGCTGCGCTGGGCAGCCTGGCACTGCGCAGCGCGCCGGCCCATGCGGCGGACGCCGCCGCGTTTCATGCACAGTTGCAACGCACGCCCTGGTTGCTGGGCTGGCGCAGCGTCGACAGCGCCACCTTGGGGCCGACCAGCGTGCCGCTGCAGGGCACCCTGCCGGACCGGCTGGCAGGCAGCCTGTACCGCAATGGCCCGGCCTGGACCGAGCGTGCCGGATTCCGCTACGAACACTGGTTCGATGGCGATGGCATGCTGCACCGCTGGCAGCTGGGCGGCCCCCAGGTGCGGCACCTGGGGCGCATGGTGGCCACGCATAAATTCACCCAGGAGCAGCAGGCCGGGCGCTTTCTGTACCGTGCCGCCGGCACCGCGGTGCCGGACATGCAGCCGGCGCGCAACAACGACGACGTCAATGCCGCCAATACCTCGGTGATGCGGCTCAACGGCCGCCTGTTTGTGCTGTGGGAAGCCGGTTCGGCGATCGAGGTGGACCCGGATGCACTGGGCACGCTCGGCCCGGTGACCTGGCGCGAAGATCTGGCGGCCATGCCGTTCTCGGCGCATCCGCTGATCGATGCCGACGGCAGCGCCTGGAACTTCGGGTCGATCAGCATCGTGGGCGCCACCGGTGTGCTGCTGTGGCATCTGAACGCCGATGCCACGCTGCGCACCGTGCAGCTGCTGCAGACCGACGCGCCCGGCTACCTGCACAGCTTTGCGATGACGCAGCGGCATCTGATCCTGGTGCTGGCGCCGTATCGGCGGCTGGATGGCGACGGCGCATTCTTCGAACAACTGCGCTTCACGCCCGAGGCGCCGTGCCGGATTGCGGTGGTGCCCAAGGATGCGCTGGACCAGCCACGCTGGTTCGAGGCCGACTTCGCGGTGGCCTACCACCTCGCCGATGCCTACGCGCAACGCGACCGCATCGTGGTGCGCGCCATCGTGCATACCGACCCGGACGAAGCGCGCTCACCGATGCGTGCAGCCATGCACGGCGACCCGGCGGCCGCGCCGGCCCCGGTGCAGCTGCGCAGCCTGCATCTGGACCTGGCCAGTGGCCGTGCGCACTGGCAGGCGCATCCGGTGGACAACCTGGAACTGCCGCTGTTCGACCGCCGCACGCCGGGCACGCAGGGTGCGCGCCTGTACGCGCCGTGCATCGACGGGCCGAACCAGTCGCCGTTCCTCAATGCCGTGGCCGCCTACGACCTGGAACGCGACCGGCGCCAGGTGCATCGCTATGGCGCGCATGTGCTGGCCGAAGAACACGTGTTCGTGCCCCGGCCCGGCAGCGACCGCCCCGACGATGGCTGGCTGGTCGGCACCGTGCTGGACACCCGACGTGCACGCACCGGGCTGATGGTGCTGGACGCTCGTCACGTCGATGCCGGGCCAGTGGCGCAGGCCTGGCTGCCCTACGCAGTGCCGCTGGGATTCCACGGCCAGTTTGCCTTCGACGCCTAG
- the ligD gene encoding DNA ligase D — protein MHEIKWDGYRLLADLVDGSAQLRSRNDQAWTANFPELARAIQPLPVRDARLDGELVVLDAQGRSDFTALQQALDGTARQPLRYLVFDLLGVAGVDLRNTPLVQRKQLLRALLGDTPGMLAYSDHVIGRGPDVFAASADKGWEGIVSKRAEAVYHGGRSADWVKTKHEDSDAFVVVGYTDPKGARSGFGALLLAQPEGKALRYVGRVGTGFDAVLRGEITAQLRALQSHTATLTLPGRPRDVHWVRPEVIAEIAFRGWARQGLLRQAAFKRLRPDKPVSDLGGDRGSPATATRTTTTRKQRVVARNATSSQVTTSRASRSAADRPAQERLTHLRSRRSSTSATVATSAARSVTSGAATGASEDSVTVTHPERVVFPALGVSKGEVAAYYRAVAPLVLAEVARRPLSLLRCPDGVGGDCFFQKHQARQLGAHIRTVALKQKRGTEDHLYIDDAAGLLELVQMNTLELHPWGAGIDDPEHPDRLVFDLDPGEGVAWSEVVAAARDIRTKLRAAGLESAVRLSGGKGLHVVVPIVPEASWEQARDFCEAFAQALATQAPARYVATMSKAKREGVIFIDWLRNGRGNTSVCSWSLRARATATVAVPLRWEELGKLSGPDAFPLDKAVQRARRQRSDPWASVLALSQSLPG, from the coding sequence TTGCATGAAATCAAGTGGGACGGCTACCGCTTGCTGGCCGATCTGGTCGACGGTAGCGCACAGCTGCGCTCGCGCAACGACCAGGCCTGGACAGCCAACTTTCCGGAGCTTGCCCGCGCCATCCAGCCACTGCCGGTCCGCGATGCGCGGCTGGACGGCGAGCTGGTGGTGCTGGATGCGCAGGGGCGCAGCGATTTTACCGCCTTGCAGCAGGCGCTCGACGGCACCGCGCGGCAACCCTTGCGCTACCTGGTATTCGACCTGCTTGGCGTGGCCGGAGTGGACCTGCGCAACACGCCGCTGGTGCAGCGTAAACAGCTGCTGCGCGCGCTGCTTGGCGACACGCCCGGCATGCTTGCCTATAGCGACCACGTGATCGGGCGTGGCCCCGACGTCTTCGCCGCCAGTGCCGACAAGGGCTGGGAAGGCATTGTCAGCAAGCGTGCGGAGGCCGTCTATCACGGCGGCCGCAGTGCCGACTGGGTCAAGACCAAGCACGAAGACAGCGACGCGTTCGTGGTGGTGGGATATACCGACCCGAAGGGCGCGCGCAGCGGGTTCGGTGCGCTGCTGCTGGCGCAACCCGAGGGCAAGGCGCTGCGTTATGTGGGGCGTGTGGGCACCGGCTTCGATGCCGTGTTGCGTGGCGAGATCACCGCGCAGCTACGCGCGCTGCAGAGCCACACCGCCACGCTGACATTGCCTGGTCGCCCACGCGATGTGCATTGGGTACGGCCGGAGGTGATCGCCGAGATCGCCTTCCGCGGCTGGGCGCGGCAGGGCTTGCTGCGGCAGGCTGCATTCAAGCGGCTACGACCAGACAAGCCGGTGAGCGACCTGGGTGGCGACCGAGGCAGCCCCGCCACTGCAACACGCACTACCACCACACGCAAGCAGCGCGTTGTCGCGCGCAACGCCACGAGCAGCCAGGTGACCACGTCCAGGGCCTCACGCAGTGCAGCCGACCGGCCTGCGCAGGAACGCCTGACCCATCTGCGCTCCAGGCGCAGCAGCACCTCAGCGACAGTCGCCACGTCCGCTGCACGATCAGTCACGTCCGGTGCGGCGACTGGCGCATCCGAAGACAGCGTGACAGTGACCCATCCCGAACGTGTGGTGTTTCCTGCGCTGGGAGTCAGCAAGGGCGAGGTGGCCGCCTACTATCGCGCAGTGGCGCCGCTGGTGCTGGCCGAAGTTGCACGCAGGCCGCTGTCGTTGCTGCGTTGTCCCGATGGCGTGGGCGGCGATTGCTTCTTCCAGAAGCACCAGGCCCGTCAGCTGGGCGCCCATATCAGGACGGTCGCGCTCAAGCAGAAACGCGGCACCGAGGACCATCTCTACATCGACGATGCGGCGGGCTTGCTCGAACTGGTGCAGATGAACACCCTGGAGCTGCATCCCTGGGGCGCAGGCATCGACGATCCGGAACACCCGGACCGCCTGGTCTTCGACCTGGACCCGGGCGAAGGTGTTGCCTGGAGCGAGGTGGTGGCGGCAGCACGCGACATCCGCACCAAGCTGCGGGCGGCGGGCTTGGAAAGCGCGGTGCGCTTATCCGGTGGCAAGGGCCTGCACGTCGTGGTGCCGATCGTGCCGGAGGCGAGCTGGGAGCAGGCACGCGACTTCTGCGAAGCGTTCGCGCAGGCGCTGGCCACGCAGGCGCCTGCGCGCTACGTGGCGACCATGAGCAAGGCCAAGCGCGAAGGCGTGATCTTTATCGACTGGCTGCGCAACGGGCGTGGCAATACCAGTGTGTGCTCGTGGTCGCTGCGTGCACGCGCCACTGCCACCGTGGCGGTACCGCTGCGCTGGGAGGAGCTGGGCAAGCTCAGCGGCCCGGATGCATTTCCGTTGGACAAGGCCGTGCAGCGTGCCAGGCGTCAACGCAGCGACCCCTGGGCCAGCGTGCTGGCGCTCAGTCAGTCTCTCCCCGGCTAG
- the fabV gene encoding enoyl-ACP reductase FabV: MIIHPKVRGFICTTTHPLGCERNVLEQIAATRARGGRTDGPKKVLVIGASSGYGLASRITAAFGFGADTLGVFFEKPGTATKAGTAGWYNSAASDKHAKAAGLYSKSINGDAFSDAAREKVIELIKTEMGGQVDLVVYSLASPVRKLPGTGEVKRSALKPIGNTYTATAIDTNKDTIIQASIEPASAQEIEDTITVMGGQDWELWIDALDGAGVLADGARSVAFSYIGTEITWPIYWHGALGKAKVDLDHTAQRLNARLAARGGSANVAVLKSVVTQASAAIPVMPLYISMVYKIMKEKGLHEGTIDQLDRLFRERLYREDGQPAELDDENRLRLDDWELRDDVQDACKALWPQVTTENLFQLTDYAGYKHEFLKLFGFERDDVDYDADVDPDVRFDCIELA; the protein is encoded by the coding sequence TTGATCATCCATCCCAAAGTGCGCGGCTTCATCTGCACCACCACGCATCCGCTCGGTTGCGAGCGCAACGTGCTCGAACAGATCGCCGCCACCCGCGCGCGCGGCGGGCGTACCGACGGCCCGAAGAAGGTGCTGGTGATCGGCGCATCCAGCGGCTACGGCCTGGCCTCGCGCATCACGGCCGCGTTCGGCTTCGGCGCCGACACGCTGGGCGTGTTCTTCGAAAAGCCCGGCACCGCGACCAAAGCCGGCACCGCCGGCTGGTACAACTCGGCCGCCTCCGACAAACACGCCAAGGCTGCGGGCCTGTACAGCAAGTCGATCAACGGCGATGCGTTCTCCGACGCGGCGCGCGAGAAGGTGATCGAGCTGATCAAGACCGAGATGGGCGGCCAGGTGGACCTGGTGGTGTATTCGCTGGCCTCGCCGGTGCGCAAGCTGCCGGGCACCGGTGAAGTGAAGCGCTCGGCGCTCAAGCCGATCGGCAACACCTATACCGCCACCGCCATCGACACCAACAAGGACACCATCATCCAGGCCTCGATCGAGCCGGCCAGCGCGCAGGAGATCGAAGACACCATCACCGTGATGGGCGGGCAGGATTGGGAATTGTGGATCGACGCACTGGACGGCGCCGGCGTACTCGCCGACGGCGCGCGCAGCGTGGCCTTCAGCTACATCGGCACCGAGATCACCTGGCCGATCTACTGGCACGGCGCGCTCGGCAAGGCCAAGGTGGACCTGGACCATACCGCGCAGCGCTTGAACGCGCGCCTGGCCGCCCGCGGCGGCAGCGCCAATGTGGCGGTGCTCAAGTCGGTGGTCACCCAGGCCAGCGCGGCCATCCCGGTGATGCCGCTCTACATCTCCATGGTCTACAAGATCATGAAGGAAAAGGGCCTGCACGAAGGCACCATCGACCAGCTGGACCGCCTGTTCCGCGAGCGCCTGTACCGTGAAGACGGCCAGCCGGCCGAGCTGGACGACGAAAATCGCCTGCGCCTGGACGACTGGGAACTGCGCGACGACGTGCAGGACGCCTGCAAGGCGCTCTGGCCGCAGGTCACCACCGAGAACCTGTTCCAGCTCACCGACTACGCCGGCTACAAGCACGAGTTCCTCAAGCTGTTCGGCTTCGAACGCGACGATGTGGATTACGACGCCGATGTGGATCCGGACGTGAGGTTCGACTGCATCGAGTTGGCCTGA
- a CDS encoding response regulator — MSPLRIALADDQVLVRAGLRALLQQQGVEVVCEADDGQGLLDALATTAVDVVLSDIRMPGIDGIQALERLRARGDRTPVLLLTTFDDGELLLRATDAIARVAAGDTLLQPVSTDPVRARYQFRDQQAPRETFNEREVAILRLLAGGYSNKEIARTLFLAEGTVKNYVSTILEKLGTRDRTRAVLKAITLRVI; from the coding sequence ATGAGTCCACTTCGAATCGCCCTGGCCGACGACCAGGTCCTGGTCCGCGCCGGCCTGCGCGCCTTGCTGCAGCAGCAAGGCGTGGAGGTGGTCTGCGAGGCCGACGACGGCCAGGGCCTGCTGGACGCGCTGGCTACCACCGCGGTGGACGTAGTGCTCAGCGATATCCGCATGCCCGGCATCGACGGCATCCAGGCGCTGGAGCGGCTGCGTGCCCGCGGCGACCGCACCCCGGTCCTGCTGCTCACCACCTTCGACGACGGCGAACTGCTGCTGCGCGCCACCGACGCCATCGCCCGGGTCGCCGCCGGCGACACCCTGCTGCAGCCGGTCAGCACCGACCCGGTGCGCGCGCGCTACCAGTTCCGCGACCAGCAGGCCCCACGCGAGACCTTCAACGAACGCGAGGTCGCCATCCTGCGCCTGCTGGCCGGCGGCTATTCCAACAAGGAGATCGCCCGCACCCTGTTCCTGGCCGAAGGCACGGTGAAGAACTACGTCTCCACCATCCTGGAAAAGCTCGGAACCCGCGACCGCACCCGGGCGGTGTTGAAGGCGATTACGTTGCGGGTGATTTGA
- a CDS encoding methyltransferase family protein → MSASPLLTALSLLWIGYELWLRQQRRAADGGTHDRGTLGQLWRVLSLSIAAAVGLAFAGVMHWPHAWQEPLRWAACALIGGGLAVRVWAITVLARWFTVDVTIQAGHQLVRSGPYRWLRHPSYTGALMAFYGLALGMGSAASLLAIVLPVTWVFLRRIRIEEAALQRAFPIAYPAYAAHSHRLRPLVW, encoded by the coding sequence ATGTCTGCATCCCCTCTGCTCACCGCGCTCAGCCTGCTGTGGATCGGTTACGAACTGTGGCTGCGCCAGCAGCGCCGCGCCGCCGATGGCGGCACGCACGACCGCGGCACCCTGGGCCAGCTGTGGCGGGTGCTGTCGCTGTCCATTGCGGCGGCGGTGGGGCTGGCGTTTGCCGGCGTCATGCACTGGCCGCACGCCTGGCAGGAACCGCTGCGATGGGCGGCGTGTGCGCTGATCGGCGGCGGGCTGGCGGTGCGCGTGTGGGCCATCACGGTGCTGGCGCGCTGGTTCACGGTGGATGTCACCATCCAGGCCGGTCATCAACTGGTGCGCAGCGGCCCGTACCGCTGGCTGCGGCATCCGTCCTACACCGGCGCGCTGATGGCCTTCTACGGGCTTGCGCTGGGCATGGGCAGTGCAGCGTCGCTGCTGGCAATCGTGCTGCCGGTGACCTGGGTGTTCCTGCGCCGCATCCGCATTGAAGAAGCCGCGTTGCAGCGCGCCTTTCCCATCGCCTACCCGGCGTATGCGGCGCACAGCCATCGCCTGCGGCCGCTGGTGTGGTGA
- the lldD gene encoding FMN-dependent L-lactate dehydrogenase LldD, with amino-acid sequence MIISATSDYRAAAQARLPPFLFHYIDGGAYAEHTLRRNVSDLADIALRQRVLRNMSDLSLSTELFGETLAMPLALAPVGLTGMYARRGEVQAARAAAARGIPFTLSTVSVCPIEEVAPAIERPMWFQLYVLKDRGFMRNALERAKAAGVTTLVFTVDMPTPGARYRDAHSGMSGPNASLRRMLQAVTHPRWAWDVGLLGKPHDLGNISAYRGSPTGLQDYIGWLAANFDPSISWKDLEWIRELWTGPMVIKGILDPDDARDAVRLGADGIVVSNHGGRQLDGVLSSARALPAIADAVKGELKILADSGIRSGLDVVRMLALGADAVLLGRAFVYALAAGGQAGVENLLTLIEKEMRVAMTLTGTQSIAEISADALSRVTREAVVSP; translated from the coding sequence ATGATCATTTCCGCCACCTCCGACTACCGTGCTGCTGCCCAGGCGCGCCTGCCGCCGTTCCTGTTCCACTACATCGATGGCGGTGCGTATGCCGAGCACACCTTGCGGCGCAATGTGTCCGACCTGGCCGATATCGCGCTGCGCCAGCGGGTGCTGCGCAACATGTCCGACCTGAGCCTGAGCACCGAGCTGTTCGGCGAGACGCTGGCGATGCCGCTGGCCCTGGCACCGGTGGGGCTGACCGGCATGTACGCGCGGCGCGGCGAAGTGCAGGCCGCCCGCGCGGCGGCTGCGCGCGGCATTCCGTTTACCTTGTCCACGGTGTCGGTCTGCCCGATCGAGGAAGTGGCGCCGGCGATCGAACGGCCGATGTGGTTCCAGCTCTACGTGCTCAAGGACCGTGGCTTCATGCGCAACGCGCTGGAGCGCGCCAAGGCGGCCGGCGTCACCACGCTGGTGTTCACCGTGGACATGCCGACGCCGGGCGCGCGCTACCGCGATGCGCATTCGGGCATGAGCGGGCCCAATGCGTCGCTGCGGCGCATGCTGCAGGCGGTGACGCACCCGCGCTGGGCCTGGGACGTGGGCCTGCTCGGCAAGCCGCACGACCTGGGCAACATCTCTGCCTACCGCGGCAGCCCCACCGGCCTGCAGGACTACATCGGTTGGCTGGCGGCCAACTTCGATCCATCCATCTCGTGGAAGGACCTGGAATGGATCCGCGAACTCTGGACCGGGCCGATGGTGATCAAGGGCATCCTGGACCCGGACGATGCGCGCGATGCGGTGCGCTTGGGCGCCGATGGCATCGTGGTGTCCAACCATGGCGGGCGCCAGCTCGACGGTGTGCTGTCCAGTGCGCGTGCATTGCCGGCCATTGCCGATGCGGTGAAAGGCGAGCTGAAGATCCTGGCCGACTCGGGCATCCGTAGCGGGCTGGATGTGGTGCGCATGCTCGCGCTCGGTGCCGATGCGGTGTTGCTGGGCCGCGCCTTCGTTTATGCGCTGGCCGCAGGCGGCCAGGCCGGTGTGGAAAACCTGCTGACGCTGATCGAAAAGGAAATGCGCGTGGCAATGACGCTGACCGGCACGCAGTCCATTGCCGAGATCAGCGCCGATGCGTTGAGCCGGGTGACGCGCGAGGCGGTGGTGTCGCCTTGA
- a CDS encoding sensor histidine kinase produces the protein MKHVLRELIQPLSLAGLMAIAAVALSFNAVPSAHGGWRWVALAGFTVLFLLRDLLPRQDVARNVSLLLQATLALGLTALQPRAGTTPVLLVMLVAQLAMVWPPLRVVALALAMNAIMYALFVRAGFDDALLSVVVYASFQAFAALTAYYARSAERARDALAYVNADLLATRALLADSARDAERLRLARELHDVAGHKLTAMRINLRLLVADPALAGRDDIRVVEQLSADLLSDIRNVVQSLRDDQGLDLQTALRALAAPFPHPTLRLQIDADVRVTDARVAELLLRLVQEALTNAVRHADANEVAVHLQCQDAQLRVDIHDDGQRTERIREGNGITGMRERLAALHGQLQLERTAQGGMHLIATLPR, from the coding sequence ATGAAACATGTCCTGCGCGAGTTGATTCAACCCCTGAGCCTGGCCGGGCTGATGGCCATTGCGGCGGTGGCGCTGTCGTTCAACGCCGTCCCGTCGGCGCACGGTGGCTGGCGTTGGGTGGCCCTGGCCGGGTTTACCGTCCTGTTCCTGCTGCGCGACCTGCTGCCGCGCCAGGACGTGGCGCGCAATGTGTCGTTGCTGCTGCAGGCAACGCTGGCGCTTGGCCTGACGGCGCTGCAGCCACGTGCCGGCACCACCCCGGTGCTGCTGGTCATGCTGGTGGCGCAACTGGCGATGGTGTGGCCGCCGCTACGGGTGGTGGCGCTGGCGCTGGCCATGAACGCGATCATGTACGCCTTGTTCGTGCGTGCCGGCTTCGACGACGCGCTGCTGTCGGTCGTCGTGTACGCCAGCTTCCAGGCGTTTGCCGCGCTCACCGCCTATTACGCGCGCAGTGCCGAGCGCGCGCGCGACGCATTGGCCTACGTCAACGCCGACCTGCTGGCCACGCGCGCATTGCTGGCCGACAGCGCGCGCGATGCCGAGCGCCTGCGGCTGGCGCGCGAGCTGCACGACGTGGCCGGGCACAAGCTCACCGCCATGCGCATCAATCTGCGCCTGCTCGTCGCCGACCCCGCACTGGCAGGGCGCGACGACATCCGGGTGGTGGAGCAGCTGTCCGCCGACCTGTTGTCGGACATCCGCAACGTGGTGCAGTCCTTGCGCGATGACCAGGGCCTGGATCTGCAGACCGCCCTGCGTGCGCTGGCCGCACCATTCCCGCACCCGACCTTGCGGCTGCAGATCGATGCCGACGTGCGTGTGACCGATGCCCGCGTGGCCGAGCTGCTGCTGCGCCTGGTGCAGGAGGCACTCACCAACGCCGTACGGCATGCCGATGCCAACGAAGTGGCCGTGCACCTGCAGTGCCAGGACGCGCAGCTGCGCGTGGATATCCACGACGACGGCCAGCGCACCGAGCGCATCCGCGAGGGCAATGGCATCACCGGCATGCGCGAGCGGCTGGCGGCCCTGCACGGCCAGCTGCAGCTGGAGCGCACCGCGCAGGGCGGCATGCATCTGATTGCTACACTGCCGCGATGA
- a CDS encoding Ku protein encodes MARPIWTGTLSFGLLNVPVSLMSGERKVDLHFRMLDSRDKKPIRFERVNADTGDEVPWKEIVKAFEYDKGSYVIVEEQDIRSAAPESHETVEVETFVNAADIDPRYFEKPYILVPGKKAEKGYVLLRETLRDTGKVGIAKVVIRTREYLAAVMPQGDALILLLLRYQQEVVDPQDYKLPAGAVGDYRITAKEQQMARQLIESMSGTWRPEDYHDEFRGKLEKILRKRIQAKGGTTKVEAEPPPHEDATTNVVDFMSLLQKSLQANTRTPAKKTSAAVTSAPARKTAARKAAKKATKKTASKATKKIAKAALRRKAG; translated from the coding sequence ATGGCACGACCGATCTGGACCGGCACGCTGTCCTTCGGCTTGCTCAATGTGCCGGTGTCGTTGATGTCCGGTGAGCGCAAGGTGGATCTGCACTTTCGCATGCTGGATTCGCGCGACAAGAAGCCGATCCGGTTCGAACGTGTCAACGCCGACACCGGCGATGAGGTGCCGTGGAAGGAGATCGTCAAGGCATTCGAGTACGACAAGGGCAGCTATGTCATCGTCGAGGAACAGGACATCCGTTCCGCCGCGCCGGAGAGCCACGAGACCGTGGAAGTGGAGACCTTCGTCAACGCGGCCGACATCGACCCGCGCTATTTCGAGAAGCCCTACATCCTGGTACCCGGCAAGAAGGCCGAGAAAGGCTATGTGCTGCTGCGCGAAACCCTGCGCGATACCGGCAAGGTGGGCATCGCCAAGGTGGTGATCCGCACCCGTGAATACCTGGCCGCGGTGATGCCGCAGGGCGATGCGTTGATCCTGCTGCTGCTGCGGTACCAGCAGGAAGTGGTGGACCCGCAGGACTACAAGCTGCCGGCCGGCGCGGTGGGCGACTACCGCATCACCGCCAAGGAGCAGCAGATGGCCAGGCAATTGATCGAGTCGATGTCCGGCACCTGGCGGCCGGAGGATTACCACGACGAATTCCGCGGCAAGCTGGAAAAGATCCTGCGCAAGCGCATCCAGGCGAAGGGCGGCACCACCAAGGTGGAGGCCGAGCCGCCGCCGCACGAAGACGCCACCACCAACGTGGTGGATTTCATGTCGCTGCTGCAGAAGAGCCTGCAGGCCAACACACGTACGCCAGCGAAGAAAACCAGCGCTGCCGTCACCTCGGCGCCGGCAAGGAAGACAGCCGCCAGGAAAGCCGCGAAGAAGGCGACCAAGAAGACCGCCAGCAAGGCGACCAAGAAGATCGCAAAGGCCGCACTGCGCCGCAAGGCCGGCTAG
- a CDS encoding DUF2141 domain-containing protein, protein MVSLLGSAAAYAADLDVGITGLRSQQGTLRIAVIASAAQLDGSQPPVQAQTVPIASAAPHVQFKNLPPGRYAVMINHDENANGKLDTNLIGMPVEGYGFSNNPTGMRKPGFDEIVFALPATGKRIAVQMR, encoded by the coding sequence CTGGTCAGCCTGCTCGGCAGCGCTGCCGCCTACGCCGCCGACCTGGACGTGGGCATCACCGGGCTGCGCTCGCAGCAGGGCACCTTGCGCATTGCAGTCATCGCCAGCGCCGCGCAACTGGATGGCAGCCAGCCGCCGGTGCAGGCGCAGACAGTGCCCATCGCCAGCGCTGCGCCGCATGTCCAGTTCAAGAACCTGCCGCCGGGGCGCTATGCGGTGATGATCAATCACGACGAGAACGCCAACGGCAAGCTCGATACCAACCTGATCGGCATGCCGGTGGAAGGCTATGGCTTCAGCAACAACCCCACCGGCATGCGTAAACCCGGCTTCGACGAGATCGTGTTCGCGCTGCCGGCCACCGGTAAACGCATCGCCGTGCAGATGCGCTGA